In one window of Brassica rapa cultivar Chiifu-401-42 chromosome A07, CAAS_Brap_v3.01, whole genome shotgun sequence DNA:
- the LOC103830100 gene encoding glucan endo-1,3-beta-glucosidase 12, with protein sequence MKILKCDLLLIVIAVTVVVLMAPPTISAAKVGVTYSTPDFSSGSVEVSPERIVAKIVSMEIEAVRLLDPNPETIRAFASTNVSLFLSVPNPLVPMLASHRSHAFEWVKLHVLPFHNRTKISMISVGDDVSLADAPPPLFLLRAIRNVRRSLVNLGIETVSVSTTFSFFSIIPSPFPPSLARFESPNGDVIIKPILEFLEKTNSSFVVKLYPYYIDSSVHSGFAFFEDPFSYVDDSSIIQVRYGNLFDVMVDAVVRSLAVLGHESLPVVVAETGWPSWSSNSSEVYATPKCSQRFLNALVDHLRAGKGTPLRKEGVSEVYIFELCDKQQSERTWGLLDYHLNTKMNITFFLDDIPEIEKKSIQLNYLVIVCMLFLAVISTVATLTCCSNIVSAWKGTPAKRERKQKKQY encoded by the exons ATGAAGATTCTCAAGTGCGATCTCTTACTGATTGTTATCGCTGTAACGGTGGTGGTACTGATGGCGCCGCCGACGATCTCCGCCGCGAAGGTCGGAGTAACCTACTCCACTCCCGACTTCAGCTCTGGATCCGTCGAAGTTTCTCCAGAAAGAATCGTAGCAAAGATCGTTTCTATGGAGATCGAGGCGGTGAGGCTTCTCGATCCCAACCCGGAGACGATTCGCGCCTTCGCCTCCACGAACGTATCTCTCTTCCTCTCTGTTCCCAATCCACTGGTCCCGATGCTGGCTTCACATCGTTCGCATGCGTTCGAGTGGGTAAAGCTCCATGTCCTTCCCTTCCACAATCGCACCAAGATCTCCATGATCTCCGTCGGAGACGACGTGAGTTTGGCCGATGCTCCGCCGCCTCTGTTTCTCCTCCGGGCAATCCGAAACGTCCGTCGATCTCTTGTGAATCTTGGAATCGAAACGGTTTCTGTATCTACGACGTTTTCATTCTTCAGCATCATCCCATCGCCTTTCCCTCCTTCGTTGGCGCGTTTCGAGAGCCCTAACGGAGACGTGATCATCAAGCCGATTCTGGAGTTTCTGGAGAAAACTAACTCTTCCTTCGTGGTGAAACTATACCCATACTACATAGACTCCTCGGTTCACTCGGGGTTTGCCTTTTTCGAAGATCCGTTCAGCTACGTCGACGATTCTTCCATCATCCAAGTTCGCTATGGTAACCTATTCGATGTGATGGTGGACGCGGTGGTGAGGTCTCTGGCAGTCTTGGGTCACGAGAGCCTTCCGGTGGTGGTGGCGGAGACGGGTTGGCCGAGCTGGTCCTCGAACTCTAGTGAGGTTTATGCTACACCAAAGTGCAGTCAGAGATTCCTAAATGCTCTTGTTGATCATTTGAGAGCTGGAAAGGGAACTCCTTTGAGGAAAGAAGGCGTTTCAGAGGTTTATATATTTGAACTCTGCGACAAGCAACAAAGCGAAAGGACATGGGGTCTTCTCGACTATCATCTCAACACCAAAATGAACATCACTTTCTTCCTGGATGATATACCTGAGATTGAGAAGAAGAGTATACAACTCAATTACTTGGTTATTGTATGCATGCTCTTTCTTGCTGTCATTAGTACGGTTGCCACTCTGACCTGTTGCAGTAATATTGTTAGCGCTTG GAAGGGGACGCCAGCTAAGCGCGAGCGTAAGCAGAAGAAGCAATACTAG
- the LOC103830103 gene encoding uncharacterized protein LOC103830103 encodes MGKYAELLDAGVRIAARFHSHCPQTARLYYHPPSDSHHHHGVTDLIGGGVFSGSGQDSTGLVGGLGTGTAASCGLKSSQGYEDARDLLLFSFV; translated from the coding sequence ATGGGGAAATACGCGGAGCTGTTGGATGCAGGCGTGAGAATAGCCGCTAGGTTTCACTCTCACTGTCCTCAAACGGCGCGTCTCTATTACCATCCTCCTTCCGACAGCCACCACCATCACGGCGTCACCGACTTAATCGGAGGTGGGGTTTTCAGTGGGTCGGGTCAAGATTCGACCGGGTTGGTAGGTGGGTTAGGAACCGGAACTGCTGCTAGTTGCGGTCTCAAGTCTTCTCAAGGGTATGAAGACGCTAGAGATCTCTTGTTATTCTCTTTTGTCTGA
- the LOC103830101 gene encoding protein CPR-5, with translation MDKEEASTANPNSSRRVPRVANRLRTRLGMARRNVRERKAEALALGMSFAAFATLVVEKKNAADENTDVADLALIYASAVKESLANVYGTRIGSFGERSFNSTLRILKVTNDSVEKSKLEMGVSEAALRTERLDADDQTYETELEAEMSTVIMNWLVSSVINALAWMLYVSRAFTRTCMKENMLMCRQPFWLQIYFAILVILVVTYLIIHRSPGTKHSTRAPYSLLLLGGIFYGLLDMYLGDALDSIGKLWLFLWATVCLLRYVADTITLAMFGLVYGPRYVTQETKTRTMVPYWERASSLLVAIMLVIPLINGFLPFATVGELGDQFGEWWTSHFSILASAVNL, from the exons ATGGACAAGGAGGAAGCGTCTACAGCTAATCCGAATTCTAGTCGAAGGGTTCCGAGAGTTGCTAATAGACTGCGAACGCGGTTAGGTATGGCTCGACGAAACGTTAGGGAACGGAAAGCCGAAGCCTTAGCTCTAGGCATGTCGTTTGCGGCTTTTGCCACTCTG gtTGTTGAGAAAAAGAATGCTGCCGATGAGAATACAGATGTGGCTGATCTCGCATTG ATTTATGCTTCTGCTGTCAAAGAATCTTTAGCCAAT GTATACGGTACTAGGATTGGTTCATTTGGAGAGAGATCATTTAACAGTACCCTAAGGATCCTTAAAGTGACCAATGATTCTGTCGAGAAATCCAAGCTAGAGATGGGCGTTTCTGAAGCTGCACTCAGAACCGAGAGGTTGGACGCCGACGACCAAACATATGAAACCGAACTGGAAGCCGAGATGAGCACAGTCATCATGAATTGGCTCGTCTCAAGTGTCATCAACGCTCTGGCGTGGATGTTATATGTTTCACGTGCCTTCACACGAACATGCATGAAAGAAAACATGTTGATGTGCCGGCAACCATTTTGGTTGCAGATCTATTTCGCTATCTTAGTGATCCTCGTAGTCACCTACTTGATAATCCATCGTTCACCAGGTACAAAACATAGCACGCGAGCACCTTATAGCCTTCTTTTACTCGGAGGTATTTTTTACGGTTTATTGGATATGTACTTGGGGGACGCATTGGACAGTATTGGCAAACTGTGGCTGTTTCTTTGGGCAACGGTTTGCCTTCTTCGATACGTTGCAGATACCATCACTTTGGCTATGTTTGGTCTAGTGTACGGTCCACGATATGTGACTCAAGAAACCAAAACACGCACTATGGTTCCGTATTGGGAACGGGCAAGTTCATTACTTGTAGCGATTATGTTGGTTATTCCTCTGATTAACGGTTTCTTGCCATTTGCAACGGTTGGTGAATTGGGAGATCAGTTTGGTGAATGGTGGACATCACACTTCTCAATCCTCGCGTCTGCAGTTAAtctttga
- the LOC103830106 gene encoding uncharacterized protein LOC103830106, whose protein sequence is MFGITARHDDQLGTATIPNTIYMDPPSLDQPCHNSDHRSIETLVVILAVITILSVLAGIFARLWGGRHLSDSGDHHIEGWVERTCRSCIDAGVPTVAAAPLPPPPATTEIVEEQSKPTAAGDQSKKLKK, encoded by the coding sequence ATGTTCGGAATTACGGCAAGACATGATGACCAACTCGGCACCGCAACCATACCAAACACCATATACATGGACCCACCTTCCCTAGACCAGCCGTGCCACAACTCAGACCACCGTTCAATAGAAACCTTAGTCGTTATCTTAGCTGTCATCACCATTTTATCCGTCTTAGCCGGCATCTTTGCTAGGCTTTGGGGCGGACGCCATTTATCTGACAGCGGAGACCACCACATCGAAGGTTGGGTGGAGAGGACGTGCCGTAGCTGCATTGATGCTGGAGTCCCCACCGTCGCTGCCGCTCCTCTTCCACCGCCTCCAGCGACCACAGAAATAGTGGAAGAGCAAAGCAAGCCAACAGCCGCGGGAGATCAAAGCAAGAAGTTAAAAAAGTGA